A single Arachidicoccus sp. BS20 DNA region contains:
- a CDS encoding plasmid mobilization protein, with product METEIKTITEAKNQKKNVGGRPKKSVKRDRFIAVKCTAVERKLIEAKAKSFFLSVSEYIREMALRGTILPKIKTLPKEVLGFTATLNHLAANLNQIAKKRNGFEELSVSERSELKVQSEEVKNLTTEIKNYLQENN from the coding sequence ATGGAAACGGAAATAAAGACAATAACAGAAGCAAAAAATCAGAAGAAAAATGTTGGCGGAAGACCGAAAAAGTCCGTCAAACGCGACAGGTTTATTGCTGTGAAATGTACAGCCGTGGAAAGAAAACTGATTGAAGCAAAAGCAAAAAGTTTCTTTCTTTCCGTATCCGAATACATCCGGGAAATGGCACTCAGAGGAACAATTCTTCCGAAAATAAAAACGCTTCCCAAAGAAGTTTTAGGCTTCACTGCAACACTCAATCATCTCGCGGCGAATCTCAATCAAATTGCCAAAAAACGGAACGGCTTTGAAGAATTGAGTGTTTCCGAAAGATCAGAACTAAAAGTGCAGTCGGAAGAAGTAAAAAATCTTACAACGGAAATTAAAAATTATTTGCAGGAAAATAATTAA
- a CDS encoding CHC2 zinc finger domain-containing protein has translation MNEQLNIQSAKQISLVELLAELHFQPAKIRGNDYWYRSPLREERTASFKVNRQKNIWYDFGTGEGGNIINFGVRFYHCNVSQLLDILGSKVFSFHPQNVQRQNPVAQTQPAFNAKEIRDIQSPQLIQYIQSRGIKLKTAQQFCKEVVLYNKKTNAEFVLLCLQNNSGGWELNAPNFKSCIAPKDYTFFNDDQSSVAVTEGVFDFLSAVQEKFISKQSNWLVLNSLSMAEKVKPILLQHDKVFLLLDNDTPAKNCTLTLQKYGKANNIVAENLATKYALYKDINEWLMNEKEQLSKKQIQQQKQEHKKLRFRW, from the coding sequence ATGAATGAACAATTAAATATCCAATCAGCTAAACAAATCAGCCTTGTTGAATTGCTTGCAGAACTCCATTTTCAGCCTGCAAAAATTCGGGGCAATGATTACTGGTATCGTTCGCCGTTGCGGGAAGAAAGAACAGCATCCTTTAAAGTTAATCGGCAAAAAAATATTTGGTATGACTTCGGCACAGGCGAAGGAGGCAATATTATCAATTTCGGTGTGCGGTTTTATCACTGCAATGTATCACAACTGTTAGATATTTTGGGTTCAAAAGTTTTTTCTTTTCACCCGCAAAATGTACAAAGGCAAAATCCGGTTGCTCAAACGCAACCCGCTTTTAACGCCAAAGAAATCAGGGACATTCAAAGCCCGCAGCTGATACAATACATTCAATCGCGCGGAATAAAGTTGAAAACCGCACAACAATTCTGCAAAGAAGTTGTATTGTACAATAAAAAAACGAATGCTGAATTTGTCCTGCTTTGCTTGCAAAATAATAGCGGCGGTTGGGAACTAAACGCGCCGAATTTTAAATCCTGCATTGCTCCGAAAGATTATACTTTTTTCAATGACGATCAATCATCCGTTGCCGTAACGGAAGGCGTGTTTGATTTTCTGTCAGCGGTACAGGAAAAATTCATTTCCAAACAGAGCAATTGGCTTGTGCTTAATTCACTTTCCATGGCGGAAAAAGTAAAACCGATTTTGTTGCAACACGACAAAGTTTTTTTGCTGTTGGACAACGATACGCCCGCAAAAAATTGTACGCTCACACTCCAAAAATATGGTAAAGCAAACAACATTGTTGCCGAAAATTTGGCAACAAAATATGCCTTATACAAAGACATTAACGAGTGGTTGATGAATGAAAAAGAACAGCTTTCAAAAAAGCAAATCCAACAACAAAAACAGGAACACAAAAAGTTGCGCTTCCGTTGGTAG
- a CDS encoding site-specific integrase, with product MSVTLRKRKNADGSQSLLLDIYHNGKRRYEFLKHLKLDKGTTLTERQRNKDKLETAKKIAAHRANELESHNYKVIVDAGRKADVIQWMQAFVDKYQLKDKRNVQGVLNRFITFLNETKQNGLTFGDFSENIAVDFRNYLNHISIGEGGASYFARFKKMVKRAYKDGLMLKNPCEDVKTIKYDARKKDVLTLDEIKLINNTPCQSNEVKNAFIFSCMTGLRWCDVKGLTWKDFDVKESKLKVLQGKTQKEIWQNLNSTALKILERQNKEDKTIFKLPSADGANKTIKALIKRAGITKKITWHNSRHSFGTNLILNDVGVLTASKMLGHSTLAHTQRYIDAADEMKQTASEKLSIEI from the coding sequence ATGAGCGTTACTTTAAGAAAAAGAAAAAATGCCGATGGTTCACAATCTTTGTTGCTGGACATATACCACAATGGTAAGCGGCGTTATGAGTTTCTGAAACATTTGAAATTGGACAAGGGAACAACTTTGACCGAACGCCAACGCAACAAAGACAAATTAGAAACGGCGAAAAAAATTGCAGCGCATAGGGCTAATGAATTGGAATCTCACAATTATAAAGTAATTGTTGATGCCGGCAGAAAAGCCGATGTAATTCAATGGATGCAAGCCTTTGTGGATAAATATCAATTAAAGGATAAAAGAAATGTGCAGGGTGTTTTGAACAGATTTATTACATTCTTGAACGAAACAAAACAAAATGGATTGACCTTTGGCGATTTTAGTGAGAACATAGCAGTTGATTTTAGAAACTATCTTAACCATATATCCATAGGCGAGGGCGGCGCGAGCTATTTTGCACGATTTAAAAAAATGGTTAAGCGGGCATACAAAGATGGCTTGATGCTCAAAAATCCTTGTGAAGATGTAAAGACTATAAAGTACGATGCAAGAAAAAAAGATGTATTGACGCTGGATGAAATTAAATTGATTAATAACACTCCATGTCAAAGTAATGAAGTTAAAAACGCTTTTATTTTCAGTTGCATGACAGGCTTAAGGTGGTGTGATGTAAAGGGTTTGACATGGAAAGATTTTGATGTAAAGGAAAGCAAGTTGAAAGTATTGCAGGGAAAAACGCAAAAGGAAATATGGCAGAATCTGAACAGTACAGCGTTGAAAATATTGGAACGTCAAAACAAAGAGGATAAAACTATTTTCAAATTGCCGTCCGCCGATGGTGCAAACAAAACCATAAAGGCATTGATAAAGCGTGCCGGAATAACTAAAAAAATCACGTGGCACAATAGCCGCCACAGCTTTGGTACAAACCTTATTTTGAATGATGTAGGTGTATTAACGGCAAGTAAAATGCTGGGACACAGCACACTTGCACATACACAGCGTTATATAGATGCCGCCGATGAAATGAAACAGACGGCAAGTGAAAAATTAAGTATAGAAATTTAA